One part of the Musa acuminata AAA Group cultivar baxijiao chromosome BXJ1-5, Cavendish_Baxijiao_AAA, whole genome shotgun sequence genome encodes these proteins:
- the LOC135673694 gene encoding structural maintenance of chromosomes protein 6B-like isoform X2 translates to MIERRITESSSLIILKDHQGKKVSNRKDELRELVEHFNIDVENPCVIMSQDKSREFLHSGSDKDKFKFFFKATLLQQVSELLQNIRTELSAANEIVDELESSIRPIIRELDELRNKIKAMEHVEEIAQEVQHLKKKLAWSWVYDVDREIQEQNVKLEVLKERIPTCQTRIDKYTALVDELKGLLASKKAEIAHLMEKTSEARKLKDELQHCLSAATKDKLELEGEYSRENNMVRKLTHRVKLLEQQIHDIKEQYKRNTQAEVSKIEEQMKKLQNEVDIAHTNFTRLQEEELSMSEKLSVARNATNEMSKEIDENERKYRELHSQIRQLQQRQTNRVTAFGGEKVLRLLKSIDRHHDKFKSPPIGPIGAHVTLVNGDIWALAVDCAIGKLLDAFIVTNHKDSLLLRACSREANYHDLQIIIYDFSRPWLKIPNNSLPVTNHPTTLSVLHTENPTVFNVLVDMGSAERQVLVQDYEVGKSVAFDQRIPNLKEVYTSDGYKMFSRGSVQTTLPPSRRGRTGRLCSAVDDQIYSIQNEASKVKGHVQECKGRKRVSEEELHDMEGQLHSAKKRRVSEERILTSKQIALQGMKDAYAAEQNAAASETNVEELLKEISQTKVEIQGKELIQEKIRVKMTAAEEKANDLKISFKDLSDSAREDIDAIEKAERELLSTEEKLQSAEAEKVHYEGVMHNKVLHDIKEAEAECEKLQEKRQENFRKASIICPECEMEALGGFAGSTPEQLSAQLSRLKQRLQHESQRYTESIDDLRALYDKKERKILTKRQTYAALREKLNACQKALDLRWCKFQRNATLLKRQLTWQFNGHLRKKGISGHIKVDYEQKVLSVEVKMPQDASGTTVRDIRGLSGGERSFSTLCFALALHEMTEAPFRAMDEFDVFMDAVSRKMSLETLVDFAVTQGSQWIFITPHDISMVKPGERVRKQQIAAPRG, encoded by the exons ATTGATGTGGAAAATCCATGTGTCATAATGAGCCAAGACAAAAGCAGAGAGTTTTTACATTCTGGGAGTGATAAAGACAAATTTAAG TTCTTTTTCAAAGCTACACTTCTTCAACAAGTCAGTGAGCTTCTACAGAATATCAGGACTGAGCTGTCTGCTGCAAATGAGATTGTTGATGAACTAGAGTCATCAATAAGGCCCATTATCAGGGAACTCGATGAGTTGCGTAACAAGATCAAGGCTATGGAGCATGTAGAAGAAATTGCTCAAGAAGTGCAACATTTGAAAAAAAAGCTGGCATGGTCATGGGTATATGATGTTGACAGGGAAATCCAGGAGCAAAATGTCAAACTTGAAGTGCTTAAAGAACGTATTCCCACTTGTCAAACAAGAATTGACAAATATACG GCTCTTGTGGATGAGTTGAAGGGATTACTTGCTTCTAAGAAAGCTGAAATAGCACACTTAATGGAGAAGACTTCAGAAGCAAGAAAATTGAAAGATGAACTGCAGCACTGCCTTTCGGCT GCTACGAAAGACAAGCTTGAGCTTGAAGGGGAGTATTCTCGAGAAAATAACATGGTTAGGAAACTGACTCATCGTGTAAAGTTGCTTGAGCAGCAAATTCATGATATTAAGGAGCAATATAAAAGAAATACACAG GCTGAGGTGTCCAAGATTGAAGAACAAATGAAGAAACTCCAAAATGAGGTTGATATAGCTCATACAAATTTTACAAG GTTGCAGGAGGAAGAATTATCTATGTCAGAGAAGTTATCAGTTGCTAGAAATGCTACGAATGAGATGTCTAAAGAG ATTGATGAAAATGAGAGAAAATATCGTGAGTTACATTCACAGATACGCCAGCTTCAGCAGCGCCAAACAAACAGA GTAACAGCTTTTGGTGGAGAAAAGGTGCTTAGGCTTTTAAAATCTATTGATAGACATCATGACAAATTCAAAAGTCCCCCTATTGGTCCAATTGGAGCTCATGTC ACATTGGTTAATGGTGACATATGGGCCTTAGCAGTTGACTGTGCTATCGGGAAGTTATTAGACGCTTTTATAGTCACCAACCATAAGGATTCACTTCTTTTACGAGCTTGTTCTAGAGAAGCAAACTACCATGACCTTCAGATCATCATCTATGACTTTTCAAGACCATG GCTAAAAATTCCAAACAACTCACTTCCTGTGACAAATCATCCGACTACTTTATCTGTTTTACACACCGAGAATCCTACTGTATTCAACGTGTTGGTAGATATG GGTAGTGCTGAAAGGCAAGTTCTTGTTCAAGACTATGAAGTTGGCAAATCTGTTGCATTTGACCAGCGAATCCCAAATCTGAAGGAAGTATACACTTCCGATGGATATAAGAT GTTTTCCAGAGGTTCTGTGCAGACTACCCTCCCTCCGTCTAGAAGAGGTAGGACTGGTCGTCTATGCAGTGCAGTCGATGACCAAATATACTCTATTCAAAATGAAGCCTCTAAGGTCAAAGGACATGTTCAAGAATGCAAAGGCAGGAAAAGGGTTTCTGAGGAAGAGCTTCATGATATGGAAGGCCAATTACATAGTGCTAAG aagcgACGAGTAAGTGAAGAAAGAATTTTGACATCTAAGCAAATTGCATTGCAAGGCATGAAGGATGCTTATGCTGCTGAGCAAAATGCTGCTGCCTCTGAAACAAATGTTGAGGAACTTCTTAAAGAAATTTCA caaACAAAAGTTGAGATACAGGGGAAGGAATTGATACAAGAGAAAATCAGGGTTAAGATGACTGCTGCAGAAGAAAAAGCCAATGATCTCAAAATTTCGTTCAAGGACTTGTCCG ATTCGGCAAGAGAAGATATTGATGCCATTGAAAAAGCAGAGCGAGAATTATTGTCTACTGAAGAAAAGTTACAGTCAGCAGAAGCA GAGAAAGTTCATTATGAAGGGGTCATGCATAATAAAGTACTACATGATATCAAGGAAGCAGAGGCAGAATGTGAAAAACTCCAAGAGAAACGGCAG GAAAATTTTAGGAAGGCATCCATCATTTGTCCTGAGTGTGAAATGGAAGCTTTGGGAGGCTTTGCTGGGTCTACTCCTGAGCAACTAAGTGCCCAGTTAAGCAGATTGAAACAAAGGCTTCAGCATGAGAGCCAAAG ATACACTGAATCCATTGATGATCTTAGAGCATTGTATGATAAAAAGGAGCGTAAAATTTTGACAAAACGACAAACCTATGCCGCACTCCGTGAGAAGCTAAAT GCATGCCAAAAGGCACTTGATCTGCGGTGGTGCAAATTTCAAAGGAATGCAACGCTCTTAAAGCGGCAATTGACCTGGCA GTTTAATGGACATTTGAGGAAGAAGGGCATTAGTGGGCACATTAAGGTGGATTATGAACAAAAGGTCCTGTCAGTGGAG GTAAAGATGCCTCAAGATGCATCTGGCACAACAGTTCGTGATATTAGGGGGCTTTCAG GTGGGGAACGGTCCTTTTCTACTCTCTGCTTCGCATTAGCTCTTCATGAAATGACAGAAGCACCTTTTCGTGCCATGGATGAGTTTGATGTGTTCATG GATGCTGTGAGCCGGAAGATGAGCTTGGAAACTCTTGTGGACTTTGCAGTGACTCAAGGCTCTCAGTGGATATTCATCACTCCGCATGACATCAG CATGGTGAAGCCTGGAGAAAGGGTCCGGAAGCAGCAGATTGCAGCACCTCGTGGTTGA
- the LOC103984848 gene encoding F-box protein At5g51380-like: MHHHRLRRWPNLWFAVKPLKHVALKMPPGDQTLTPEDPPSQPRPGGASADLTTLLSDELILRILAAVPDAHRLPASLVCKRWLRLVGRLCHSLTIPDWSFLDRRRLRLRYPCLTDLDLVPASFASPSSPAAGGSVLLTRGPVSVAVDTHADSPVGECHFLEPYVIDRGLEIIGRDCPGLRKLSLVSTASEAGLMAIAGGCDTLQELELHRCSDLALRPISGFENLQILRLVGYVEGLYRGPGVTDFGLTILAHGCKRLVKLELSGCEGGYDGVSAIGRCCMMLEELTISDHRMDAGWIAALSFCRNLKTLRLQSCRRIDVEPGPLDHLGTCPTIETLQMRRCQLRDKRSLQALYMVCEAVRDVVFENCWGMDDDKFSLLSICRRVKFLSLEGCSLLTTEGFESVVLSWPDLQGLIVVSCNNIKDDEVSPALSSLFSVLKELKWRPDTKSVLAVTLAGTDLRKKGGRFFKRRILQGRRRLKEVEEGIMEESRREAMVNY; this comes from the exons ATGCACCACCACCGTCTGAGGAGATGGCCCAACCTCTGGTTCGCCGTCAAACCCCTCAAACATGTAGCCCTCAAGATGCCGCCCGGTGACCAAACCCTAACCCCAGAAGATCCCCCGTCGCAGCCTCGACCCGGTGGAGCCAGCGCAGACCTCACCACCCTGCTTTCCGACGAGCTCATCCTCCGTATCCTCGCTGCCGTCCCCGACGCCCATCGCCTACCCGCCTCCCTCGTCTGCAAGCGATGGCTCCGCCTCGTCGGGCGCCTCTGCCATTCCCTGACCATACCCGACTGGTCCTTCCTCGACCGCCGCCGCCTGCGCCTCCGCTACCCCTGCCTCACTGATCTCGACCTCGTCCCCGCTTCCTTCGCTTCCCCTTCCTCTCCCGCTGCCGGTGGCAGCGTCCTGCTTACCCGTGGCCCCGTCTCGGTCGCCGTCGACACCCACGCCGACTCTCCCGTTGGTGAATGCCACTTCCTCGAGCCGTATGTCATCGATCGCGGCCTCGAGATCATCGGACGCGACTGTCCTGGCCTTCGAAAGCTCTCCCTCGTATCCACCGCTTCGGAGGCCGGCCTCATGGCGATCGCCGGAGGATGTGACACTCTGCAGGAGCTGGAGCTCCACCGTTGTTCCGATCTCGCCCTTCGCCCCATCTCTGGCTTCGAGAACCTCCAGATCCTGCGGCTGGTGGGATACGTCGAGGGGCTCTACCGTGGGCCTGGCGTCACGGACTTTGGGCTCACAATACTGGCCCATGGTTGCAAGCGGCTGGTGAAGCTGGAGCTCAGTGGGTGCGAGGGTGGCTATGATGGAGTATCTGCCATAGGGCGGTGTTGCATGATGCTCGAGGAATTGACGATCTCCGACCACCGGATGGACGCTGGGTGGATAGCTGCGTTGTCCTTCTGCAGGAACCTTAAGACACTGAGATTGCAAAGCTGCAGGAGAATAGACGTTGAGCCGGGGCCATTGGACCATTTGGGGACGTGTCCGACCATTGAGACGCTACAGATGCGGCGGTGCCAGCTGCGGGATAAGAGAAGCTTACAAGCATTATATATGGTGTGCGAGGCCGTTAGGGATGTTGTGTTTGAGAATTGCTGGGGAATGGACGATGACAAGTTCTCTCTTTTGAGCATTTGCAG GAGGGTGAAGTTTCTCTCATTAGAAGGGTGCTCACTTTTAACAACCGAAGGTTTTGAATCAGTAGTTCTGTCCTGGCCAGATTTGCAGGGACTTATAGTCGTCTCATGCAATAATATAAAGGACGATGAAGTATCTCCTGCTCTATCAAGCCTTTTCTCGGTTCTCAAAGAGTTGAAGTGGCGACCTGATACCAAATCTGTCCTTGCTGTGACTCTTGCAGGGACAGACCTAAGGAAGAAGGGTGGAAGATTTTTCAAACGG CGAATTCTGCAGGGTCGTCGACGGCTAAAAGAAGTGGAAGAAGGAATTATGGAAGAGTCGAGAAGAGAAGCTATGGTTAACTACTGA
- the LOC135673695 gene encoding GATA transcription factor 4-like: MAPEWEMAMMGIGACYSISSAAVSPLPSTSATPTSPAYLYGPVPPTADAGLCVDDLLDFSHHDLFPPVATDTLFYATTTVEPSLTTGGSTLSEETFSVFRSQQASSDLYIPHCEDAAELEWLSKFVEDSFSDVPYETGAGIITPRVEQSANGPGARSKRSSAATGAVAAEAWSSMVAPLQPPAQNSPSSSSSSSSSEFSMPKPKGNGGDNINRSNRGKKGVSGGGRSAGMEGGAARRCTHCASEKTPQWRTGPLGPKTLCNACGVRYKSGRLVAEYRPAASPTFVLTQHSNSHRKVMELRRQKELLLRRHHQENHPSSSAQPELLLGDYGAC; this comes from the exons ATGGCTCCGGAGTGGGAGATGGCAATGATGGGAATTGGAGCTTGCTATTCTATAAGCTCAGCGGCTGTTTCACCACTTCCCAGCACCAGCGCTACTCCCACTTCGCCTGCTTACCTCTACGGTCCAGTTCCGCCCACCGCCGACGCCGGTCTCTGCGTCGATGACCTCCTCGACTTCTCCCATCATGATCTCTTCCCTCCTGTTGCCACCGACACCCTTTTCTACGCTACCACGACGGTGGAGCCGTCGTTGACCACCGGGGGCAGTACGCTATCAGAGGAGACGTTCTCTGTTTTCCGATCTCAGCAGGCCTCCTCCGACCTTTACATTCCA CACTGCGAGGACGCAGCAGAGCTGGAGTGGCTGTCCAAGTTTGTGGAGGATTCCTTCTCCGACGTGCCTTACGAGACCGGCGCGGGCATAATAACGCCTCGGGTGGAGCAGTCGGCCAACGGCCCTGGAGCTCGGAGCAAGCGCTCGAGCGCCGCTACTGGTGCGGTAGCGGCCGAAGCTTGGTCCTCAATGGTGGCGCCATTACAGCCACCAGCTCAGAACTcgccttcgtcttcgtcttcttcgTCCTCCTCCGAGTTCTCGATGCCCAAGCCAAAGGGGAACGGTGGCGACAACATCAATAGGAGCAACAGAGGAAAGAAGGGCGTTAGCGGAGGAGGAAGAAGCGCGGGGATGGAAGGCGGGGCGGCGCGGCGATGCACGCACTGCGCGTCGGAGAAGACGCCGCAGTGGCGGACGGGGCCGCTGGGGCCCAAGACGCTGTGCAACGCATGCGGGGTGAGGTACAAGTCCGGGAGGCTCGTGGCGGAATACCGCCCGGCGGCAAGCCCCACCTTTGTTCTCACGCAGCACTCCAACTCCCACCGCAAGGTGATGGAGCTCCGCCGCCAGAAGGAGCTGCTGCTCCGTCGCCATCACCAGGAGAACCACCCCTCCTCTTCCGCTCAGCCGGAGCTGCTGTTAGGCGACTACGGGGCTTGCTAA